A section of the Sebastes fasciatus isolate fSebFas1 chromosome 5, fSebFas1.pri, whole genome shotgun sequence genome encodes:
- the nhsa gene encoding actin remodeling regulator NHS isoform X2, whose amino-acid sequence MKTSSQVISSCLIPINVTGVGFDRDASVRCSLVHSQSVLQRRRKLRRRRTVAGVPRQVQQDLDSDDSPGSRERTVIVHASPNVTPSSEELASHLSTRDSGCQTEDFLISGAPSRRRIRAQRGQGVSLSLSLSHSAGNILCLSESADAMFSASVGARLRSRSLPRDGSRVMDNGRNDSDDEEEELSPFDGEDFLSGPGELILKDGEESMDDQNMSEHQLGLKYQQLSESPERSWMERTRSQLPRKADMGSCEISSSSDTFSSPVHSVSAAGVQMDHKEDHQSSSGNWSGSSSTCPSQTSETIPPAASPPLTGSSHCDSELSLNAATHANDDHTSFMLDHYHQGLRTQRAGSFSSTAMDILEEAGVSTPIEAEWSYPHPDPPRSQDLSPEPSREAESSLGCPSFTSMATCESSFSDNPPSEKADTVSHYSVDNDGYYTSMHFDCGIKGSRSFSYNYAAPGSDCDLSGHMTLARRCLSLRKPKAKPSPPKRSSSLRKICSEGHIPDGKEPKMSCGQQLSSKERRLQLVLSGSPSRSSLAREPLVVWGIEDSADLPDLGVFSSTDAHSFKDEGIVQSDYADLWLLNDLKSSDPYRSLSNSSTATGTTVIECIKSQESSESQTSQSDSRATTPSLPSVDGDFKLTSPEKLAGLASPSSGYSSQSETPTSSFPSAFFPGPLSPSSGKRKPKVPERKSSLSSLSLGAASRRDLELPIIPPSHLDLSALHSVGNKASAYRPQILHQNKQKAPVAPPNLEVFNARPMAITPTVLHSVHLRPISQEQEGSHEDTSRLKCPTVNLTSTLPCNDSAALESPLLYQRHAPSKGSCELMFTSSEELADGDAACQSDREAPALDVPERTSSHEAETFRESVETSGDSEPLQQQRPEEEEEEEEEEVEEEEAGPPLSVQHGSPHGQLRDLVQLGHSLDKVPAADGQSEATQESPISDGGGKEEEDEPSGASAQSASQDVKEETAESEDYCSKDSPASDNTASPLSDESRPEDDSVFLSPTKTRTTEDLFAMIHRSKRKVLGRKDSSELNVRNRLGAASGNTPPSSTASSPVPVAASPSSAVTPPGLHRVPPSPIYRNAKKSSTSNEEFKLLLLKKGSRSESSYRMSATEILKSPVAPKSAGDSPMMESPRQPEEPASPLQHQSGPDQISSPYPKANAEGFSPKPFSSPASSRQGRSRIPPPANSSRYGVRGRMYSVPMQAISEGETENSDGSPHDDRSSQGST is encoded by the exons GCGTCGGCTTCGACAGAGATGCTAGTGTGCGCTGCTCGCTCGTCCACTCGCAGTCTGTgcttcagaggaggaggaagctgaGGAGACGGAGGACCGTCGCCGGCGTTCCCCGACAGGTGCAGCAGGATTTAG ACTCCGATGACTCTCCTGGCTCCAGAGAGCGGACCGTGATCGTTCATGCcagtcccaacgtcacgccctCCAGCGAGGAGCTGGCCAGCCACCTCAGCACCAGAGACTCCGGCTGCCAGACGGAAGACTTTCTGATCTCGGGGGCGCCGTCTCGGAGGAGGATCAGGGCCCAGAGAGGCCAGGGAGtctccctgtccctgtccctgtcccacTCTGCAGGAAACATCTTGTGCCTGTCGGAAAGCGCCGACGCCATGTTCTCCGCCTCCGTGGGCGCACGCCTGCGCTCCCGAAGTCTGCCCAGAGACGGGAGCCGGGTGATGGACAATGGGCGCAACGACAGCgacgacgaggaggaggagctgtccCCCTTCGACGGCGAGGACTTCCTGTCTGGACCCGGGGAGTTGATCCTGAAGGACGGAGAGGAGAGCATGGACGACCAGAACATGTCCGAGCACCAGCTGGGTCTCAAGTACCAGCAGCTGTCGGAGAGTCCGGAGCGCAGCTGGATGGAGAGGACGAGGTCTCAGCTGCCCCGGAAGGCCGACATGGGCAGCTGTGAGATCTCGTCCAGCTCGGACACCTTCAGCAGCCCCGTCCACTCTGTCTCCGCCGCCGGGGTGCAGATGGACCATAAGGAGGACCACCAGTCCTCCAGTGGGAACTGGAGCGGCAGCAGCTCCACCTGCCCCTCACAGACCTCAGAGACAATCCCCCCAGCAGCCTCTCCACCGCTCACAGGCTCCTCCCACTGTGACTCTGAGCTCTCGCTCAACGCCGCCACGCACGCCAACGACGACCACACCAGCTTCATGCTGGACCACTACCACCAGGGTCTCAGGACCCAGCGGGCCGGCTCCTTCTCCTCCACAGCTATGGACATATTAGAGGAAGCGGGGGTCAGCACGCCCATCGAGGCGGAGTGGAGCTACCCCCACCCGGACCCACCGCGCTCCCAGGACCTGAGCCCCGAGCCCAGCAGGGAGGCCGAGAGCAGCCTGGGCTGCCCCAGCTTCACCAGCATGGCCACCTGCGAGAGCAGCTTCTCCGACAATCCGCCGTCGGAGAAAGCCGACACCGTGTCCCACTACTCCGTAGACAACGATGGCTACTACACCTCCATGCACTTTGACTGCGGTATAAAAGGGAGCAGAAGCTTCTCGTATAACTATGCAGCCCCCGGCTCCGACTGTGACCTCAGCGGTCACATGACTCTCGCGAGGCGCTGCCTCTCTTTGAGGAAACCAAAGGCGAAGCCGAGTCCGCCTAAGAGGAGTTCATCCTTAAGAAAGATATGCAGTGAGGGACACATCCCCGACGGTAAAGAACCAAAGATGTCCTGCGGGCAGCAGCTGTCCTCCAAGGAGAGGAGGCTGCAGCTGGTTTTATCCGGCTCGCCGAGTCGCTCCTCGCTCGCCAGAGAGCCGCTGGTGGTCTGGGGCATCGAGGACTCGGCCGATCTACCCGACTTAGGCGTGTTTAGCTCCACAGATGCTCATTCGTTTAAGGACGAGGGGATCGTACAGTCAGACTACGCAGATCTGTGGCTCCTGAACGATTTGAAGTCCAGCGATCCGTACCGCTCTTTGTCCAACTCGAGCACGGCGACGGGCACGACCGTCATCGAGTGCATCAAGTCGCAGGAGAGCTCCGAGTCTCAGACGTCCCAGTCCGACTCCAGAGCCACCACGCCCTCGCTTCCGTCGGTGGACGGAGACTTCAAGCTTACGTCTCCAGAGAAGCTGGCGGGCCTGGCGAGCCCGTCCAGCGGCTACTCCAGTCAGTCGGagacccccacctcctccttcccctccGCCTTCTTTCCCGGACCGCTGTCACCATCCAGCGGCAAGAGGAAGCCCAAAGTCCCGGAGAGGAAGTCGTCTCTTTCGTCGCTGTCGCTCGGAGCCGCCTCGAGGAGAGACCTGGAGCTGCCCATCATCCCGCCCTCACACCTTGACCTAAGTGCCCTTCACAGCGTCGGCAACAAGGCGTCAGCGTACAGGCCGCAGATCcttcaccaaaacaaacagaaagctCCTGTAGCGCCACCTAACTTAGAGGTGTTCAACGCCCGTCCCATGGCCATCACCCCCACCGTGCTGCACTCAGTACACCTCCGACCTATCAGCCAGGAACAGGAAGGAAGCCATGAGGACACTTCCAGACTCAAGTGTCCCACTGTGAACTTAACTAGCACACTTCCCTGTAACGACTCTGCGGCGCTCGAGAGTCCGCTGTTATATCAACGCCACGCGCCCTCCAAGGGGTCGTGTGAATTGATGTTTACCTCAAGCGAAGAGCTCGCAGACGGAGACGCAGCGTGTCAGAGCGACAGAGAGGCACCAGCGTTAGACGTCCCTGAGAGGACCAGCAGTCACGAAGCAGAGACGTTCAGAGAGTCGGTAGAAACATCTGGAGACTCAGAGCCtttacagcagcaaagacctgaagaagaagaagaagaagaagaagaagaagtagaagaagaagaagcaggtcCTCCTCTCTCCGTTCAGCACGGTTCACCCCATGGGCAGCTGCGAGATCTCGTCCAGCTCGGACACAGTCTTGATAAAGTGCCTGCTGCTGACGGCCAATCAGAGGCCACACAAGAGAGTCCAATCAGTGACGGAGGCGgcaaagaagaggaagatgagccATCAGGTGCTTCAGCACAAAGTGCCTCTCAGGACGTAAAGGAGGAGACAGCAGAGAGCGAGGACTACTGCAGTAAAG ACTCTCCAGCCAGTGATAACACAGCGTCTCCTCTGAGCGATGAGTCCCGACCAGAGGACGACAGCGTGTTTCTGTCCCCCACCAAGACTAGAACCACTGAGGACCTGTTCGCTATGATTCACAG GTCCAAGAGGAAAGTGTTGGGCAGGAAGGACTCCTCTGAGCTGAACGTGAGGAACCGCCTCGGCGCTGCCTCGGGGAACACGCCACCCAGCAGCACCGCAAGCTCCCCGGTCCCAGTGGCGGCGTCGCCCTCCTCCGCCGTGACCCCGCCGGGCCTGCACCGAGTCCCACCGAGTCCCATCTACAGGAACGCCAAGAAGTCCAGCACCTCCAACGAGGAGttcaagctgctgctgctcaaaaAAGGCAGCCGCTCCGAGTCCAGCTACCGCATGTCGGCGACGGAGATCCTCAAGAGCCCCGTCGCTCCTAAATCTGCCGGAGACTCGCCGATGATGGAGTCGCCCAGACAGCCCGAAGAGCCCGCCTCGCCCCTGCAGCACCAGTCGGGACCAGATCAGATCTCCAGCCCGTACCCCAAAGCCAACGCAGAGGGCTTCTCCCCGAAACCCTTCTCCTCGCCCGCTTCCTCCAGGCAGGGCCGCTCCAGGATCCCGCCGCCCGCCAACAGCAGCAGGTACGGCGTGCGCGGTAGAATGTACTCGGTGCCCATGCAGGCGATCTCTGAGGGCGAGACGGAGAACTCGGACGGGAGTCCTCACGATGACCGCTCATCACAGGGCTCCACGTAG